One segment of Rattus norvegicus strain BN/NHsdMcwi chromosome 16, GRCr8, whole genome shotgun sequence DNA contains the following:
- the LOC120097457 gene encoding LOW QUALITY PROTEIN: elongin-A3 member D-like (The sequence of the model RefSeq protein was modified relative to this genomic sequence to represent the inferred CDS: deleted 1 base in 1 codon) — translation MEPGSQAGALQEILDCLCRESDPGKIYKTLKKLSSVPILCDSLAEIGFRKTIKTLKNQQLLLPFVKDLVDKWSPGFVLGPQQEQDSLDFGLLRSHRTAHQSTGLEQTNQEQIFQTPRSPSLDPAENRSSEQQPAVQDPGQVPPPCKRKSELPWLEEAREPPAKIPRGDSQISKEQNPTADCASPDSQGCGQTCLAVDGVPQPSSSQLDREASPRGWYLRKNNKTPVYSGRLPADPCPQESHPGLLGKPPAVIRNATVGQSVKEETEPGQSKEKTQCQTQTSKQRQSSTKPSAHLCLQESQEERLQAVRARIQNSMAKRLQARQTTMTSFHTQHKSPGQQGELGPRRADTVPTSHSLPEAPTHPGSQKLSCLPSRAIGPKKAPPKRPAPLMAKAFRDYSRGSTQSDLLMLSTVTVPATPGTSKDWAYTLSPGRTGTEHTVVVKLQTHSTAPFSGVFTVPLDKIFQPTPLSHGKL, via the exons ATGGAACCAGGCTCTCAGGCAGGCGCCCTGCAGGAGATCCTGGACTGTCTGTGTCGAGAGAGCGACCCAGGAAAGATCtacaaaacactgaagaaactgTCTTCTGTGCCTATCCTGTGCGACAGCCTGGCAGAGATTGGCTTCAGAAAGACCATAAAGACGTTGAAGAATCAGCAGCTCCTGCTCCCCTTTGTTAAGGACCTAGTAGACAAGTGGTCACCGGGGTTCGTGCTGGGACCCCAACAAGAGCAAGACTCCCTGGACTTTGGATTGCTGAGGAGCCACAGGACAGCGCATCAGAGCACTGGTCTAGAACAGACAAACCAGGAGCAAATATTCCAG ACGCCCAGGAGTCCAAGCCTGGATCCAGCAGAAAACAGGAGCTCTGAGCAGCAGCCAGCTGTCCAGGACCCAGGGCAG GTCCCACCACCATGCAAGAGGAAGAGTGAACTCCCCTGGCTTGAGGAAGCTCGGGAGCCTCCCGCAAAGATTCCTCGAGGTGATTCTCAAATATCCAAGGAGCAGAATCCCACGGCTGACTGTGCTAGCCCAGATTCTCAGGGCTGTGGTCAAACCTGCCTTGCTGTGGATGGTGTCCCGCAGCCTTCTTCCTCTCAGCTGGATCGAGAAGCGTCACCTAGGGGCTGGTAtctcagaaagaacaacaaaacgcCAGTCTATTCAGGGCGTCTTCCAGCAGACCCTTGTCCTCAGGAATCCCACCCAGGGCTCCTGGGTAAGCCCCCGGCTGTCATCAGGAATGCTACTGTCGGACAATcggtcaaagaagaaactgagcctGGGCAGTCCAAGGAGAAGACACAGTGCCAGACGCAGACTAGCAAGCAAAGACAGAGCTCGACTAAGCCCTCTGCACACCTGTGTCTTCAGGAGTCCCAAGAGGAGAGGCTTCAGGCCGTCAGAGCCCGCATCCAAAACTCAATGGCCAAGAGGCTGCAAGCAAGACAGACAACCATGACCTCCTTCCATACCCAGCACAAGAGCCCTGGTCAACAAGGGGAGCTTGGACCCAGAAGGGCTGATACTGTACCAACTTCCCACAGTCTTCCTGAGGCTCCTACCCATCCAGGATCCCAGAAGCTTTCCTGCCTGCCCTCTCGAGCAATAGGCCCAAAAAAGGCGCCACCTAAGAGACCTGCTCCACTCATGGCCAAGGCATTCAGGGACTACAGCCGT GGTTCTACACAAAGTGACTTGCTGATGCTCTCCACAGTCACAGTACCTGCCACTCCTGGGACTTCGAAGGACTGGGCATACactctttctcctggaagaactgGCACAGAACACACTGTGGTTGTCAAGCTCCAGACACACTCCACAGCACCCTTTTCTGGAGTTTTCACTGTGCCTCTGGACAAGATTTTCCAACCTACACCCTTGTCCCATGGCAAGTTGTAA